The Astatotilapia calliptera chromosome 2, fAstCal1.2, whole genome shotgun sequence genome includes a window with the following:
- the lpar4 gene encoding lysophosphatidic acid receptor 4 yields MASLVINETGMVDCGIDDSFKYNLYSAVYSVVFVSGLITNCAALFVFCFRMKMQNETTMFMTNLALSDLVFVFTLPFKVFYNVNRNWPFGDGLCKVSGTAFITNIYGSMLFLTCISVDRFLAIVYPFRSRGIRTRRNAALMCAAVWLTIVGGGISVTFFSTINSRHKATTCFEGFSKNTWKTYLSKITIFIEIVGFLLPLLANLICSSLVLRTLRRPVTAGHGCDSKKRVLRMILVHLGIFIICFVPYNSILFLYALVRTQALANCTVERFVRTLYPITLCLASLNCCLDPVVYYFTSESFQKSLTKGGKGSGSRPESMPRSDTETKDTATAVPSDTHTLTSNGKETKITEIQL; encoded by the exons ATGGCTAGCCTGGTGATCAACGAGACCGGAATGGTGGACTGTGGGATTGACGACTCCTTCAAGTACAACTTGTACTCTGCGGTTTACAGCGTGGTCTTTGTGTCGGGCCTGATAACCAACTGTGCCGCACTCTTTGTGTTCTGTTTCCGGATGAAGATGCAGAACGAGACCACGATGTTTATGACCAACTTAGCattatctgatttagtgtttgttttcacgTTGCCGTTCAAGGTCTTCTACAACGTGAACCGCAACTGGCCTTTTGGAGATGGACTGTGTAAGGTTTCGGGAACAGCCTTCATCACTAACATCTATGGCAGCATGCTCTTCCTCACCTGCATCAGCGTGGACCGCTTCCTGGCGATAGTCTATCCGTTCCGTTCACGCGGCATCCGGACGCGGAGGAACGCGGCACTGATGTGCGCCGCCGTGTGGCTCACCATCGTGGGAGGAGGCATTTCGGTGACCTTCTTCTCTACCATCAACAGCCGACACAAAGCCACCACATGCTTCGAGGGCTTTTCCAAGAACACCTGGAAGACCTACCTGTCTAAAATCACCATTTTTATCGAG aTTGTTGGTTTCCTCCTCCCGCTCTTGGCCAATTTAATATGCTCCTCGCTGGTTCTGCGGACGCTGCGTCGCCCCGTGACTGCTGGTCACGGCTGTGACAGTAAGAAACGCGTCCTGCGGATGATCCTTGTCCATCTTGGCATCTTCATCATCTGCTTCGTCCCGTACAACTCTATCCTCTTCCTGTATGCCCTGGTGCGAACCCAGGCCCTGGCTAACTGCACTGTGGAGCGCTTTGTTCGAACACTTTACCCCATCACTCTATGTCTGGCCAGTCTCAACTGCTGCCTGGATCCTGTGGTGTACTACTTCACCTCGGAGAGCTTCCAGAAGAGCCTGACCAAGGGAGGCAAAGGGTCTGGTTCTCGACCTGAGAGCATGCCCCGCAGTGACACGGAGACTAAGGACACAGCGACCGCTGTCCCAAGCGACACCCACACTCTGACCAGCAACGGAAAAGAGACAAAGATCACTGAAATTCAATTGTGA
- the p2ry10 gene encoding putative P2Y purinoceptor 10 → MVTNMTECNYNETVWNQKMDVIYTYFYLILFIPGLLLNTTALWVLLRYISKKTKAVIFMINLAIADLAHILSLPLRIYYYFTHTWPFGRGLCLFCFYLKYLNMYAAIMFLVCISMQRCLFLQKPFTARRWRRRYDLLISFVVWVVVGLSCSPFILMRSSNNSSKNEVALNSTHAQFPLGVTKQSLDSNATSAGCFKDLPMRQPPLSLTITMLVFLEACGFLIPLACMSYSTVRIFWSLKEKQIQDQHNSFNSSARSRLHSVTSNCQAEKPNEKHTNGEKRRALRMVVGCFILFLFCFAPYHLNFALYLMVKQSIVSSCTVRRVVLQFHPVSLCMAGLSCCFNPILYYFLTAEFRMHLKRRTSSFSSSISSPTTSPTQCPLQSRLMSTSSYRE, encoded by the exons ATGGTCACCAATATGACTGAATGCAACTACAATGAAACGGTCTGGAATCAGAAAATGGACGTGATATACACCTACTTCTACCTGATACTCTTCATACCCGGGCTGCTGCTCAACACCACTGCACTCTGGGTCCTCCTCAGATACATCAG CAAGAAGACCAAGGCGGTGATCTTCATGATAAACCTGGCGATcgcagacctggcccacatcctCTCTCTGCCCCTCAGGATCTATTATTATTTCACGCACACCTGGCCCTTTGGACGCGGTCTCTGCTTGTTCTGCTTCTACCTGAAATATCTCAACATGTACGCCGCTATAATGTTCCTG GTGTGCATCAGCATGCAGAGGTGTCTGTTCCTGCAGAAGCCGTTCACGGCTCGAAGGTGGCGGCGTCGCTATGACCTGCTGATCAGCTTTGTAGTGTGGGTTGTGGTTGGTCTGAGCTGCTCTCCCTTTATCCTGATGCGGAGTAGCAACAACAGTAGCAAAAATGAAGTGGCATTAAACAGCACCCATGCCCAGTTTCCCTTAGGTGTCACCAAACAGAGTTTAGACTCCAACGCCACTTCGGCGGGCTGTTTTAAAGACTTGCCCATGCGCCAACCTCCTCTCTCGTTGACGATCACCATGCTGGTCTTTCTTGAGGCGTGTGGTTTCCTAATCCCTCTAGCATGCATGTCATACAGCACCGTCCGCATCTTCTGGTCACTCAAGGAGAAGCAGATCCAGGATCAGCACAACTCCTTCAACTCCTCAGCACGCAGCCGCCTCCACTCAGTCACCTCCAACTGCCAGGCGGAGAAACCGAATGAAAAGCACACAAATGGCGAGAAGCGGCGTGCTCTGCGGATGGTGGTGGGCTGCTTCATTCTCTTTTTGTTCTGCTTCGCTCCGTACCACCTCAACTTCGCGCTCTACCTGATGGTGAAGCAGAGTATCGTGTCCAGCTGCACCGTCAGAAGGGTGGTGCTCCAGTTTCACCCAGTGTCTCTGTGCATGGCGGGCCTGAGCTGCTGCTTCAACCCCATCCTTTATTACTTTCTTACAGCCGAGTTTAGGATGCACCTCAAAAGGCGCACCTCCTCCTTCTCGTCCTCCATCTCCTCCCCGACCACATCACCGACCCAGTGTCCTTTGCAGAGCAGACTCATGAGCACCTCCTCATACAGGGAGTAG